The nucleotide window AGGTGTCCCAGTCTTTCTTGTCCGACAAGAGGGCTCCATTCCAGGCGGTATCTGCCAGCCAGAAAAACGGTGTTCCGTCGGCGTGTTGAAGGTAGCGACCATTCGGGGCGACTTCTACCGGGCCATGCTGTTGGAAGACTGTTTGGCCAGCGTTCTTCACGCATTGAAAGCTACCTGTTTGATCGCTTAACCCTGGGAAGTTATCGCGGGCGGATGTTTGGAATTTCCACGTTCCCAGTTCATTTGGTTGAAAACGAACTTTCCACGTATTACCTCCATCCCAAAAGGCGCGTCGTTCGATCTTCTTGCCAGAAGGGCTGGTCAGCAAGACCGAAATGTCAGCTGAATCTGGGGTGTTGTTGGCCGCCGTGAAAGTGTGTTCCCAACGAACCCACTTGCCGACCTCCTCTCCCCAGCAGCATGCCGATGACCAAAAAAGGAAAGCCAGCGACGCAATGAACATCGACGAGTAACGCATCGAAGAGGAACTCCAAAAGGGGGCAGGCAAGATGGGGAGCGAGTAGCGACGAGTTGGGGAAACTCGCCGAAGCGGCATGAGCAGCTGCTTAAGGAAAGAGCTGCCCTGGATTGATTTCGAGAAGTGTGGTGGAGACTATCCTTGGTTTTTAAAGACCATCACCTGAACGATCGTTTTGGCTCGCTGTGAATCGAGTTCGAGCTTGATCAGCAGGTCGTCAATAAAGGCCTTTTCATCCGCCTCGACAACGCCATCGGCCAGCACGATATCGCAGGCGTTGGCGAAAACCGTTTCGCGAAGTTCCGGGGGGACAACCGGGACGGCCAAGGCGATCAGCTTTTCCGGGCCGCCTCGCTTCAAAATACCTAACAAACGATCCATCATCGCGTTAAAACGATGTGGTGGAACGTGCTGGTACATCTTCATGCGGGTCAGCGTGGTGACCAGAGTCCCCACTTCTTCGTCCGCGATATGGCCATCGCAAGCCGAAGCTGCCAACAACGTGCCTGCGAAGGCTTCTTGAGGACCAAACTGTTCGGGGGCGAACGACGAATCGTCGAGAACATCATCAAATAGGGACATAACAATAACTTCCAAATCGTCTTATTGATGTCTGCGGATGTGAGCAAAAATTGGTCAGGCGTACTGCCTCAGAATTCCAGGGATTCCTTGGGCTGGCAGTTGGTAGGTTCGTGTTGCCTAACCTTTGTTCTTGATGACCATGACTTCCGCGATGGTCTTGGCAACTTTGGGATCGAGTTGCAGCTTATCGCGTAGTCGTTCCATAAATACCTTCTCGTCTTGCTCGACGACACCGTCGGCCAGCACAATATCGCACGCATTGGCAAAGGCCGCTTTGCGAAGTTCCTGAGGAAGCGTCTCCGTACAGGCATCGATCAACGCATCGACACCTTTCTTTTTCATAAAGCCGTGCAGTTTATTCAGGGTTTTGCCATATTGGCGGCCGTCGTAGCGTTGATAAAGTTTCATCCGAATCAAGCAGGTAACCAGGCCGCTGACTTCATCATCGGCGATATGTCCATCGCATCCGCTGGCACCCAATAGAATGCCTGCGAACGACTCCTGAGGCGTGAGCTTGGAGGAGCTTTCAAGTCCTCCGAACAGCGAGTCCAGTAGTCCCATCGTGTTGATTCCCTAGTAAAGGTTAGTTCTTTTGGATGGTGGTGATAGGTGTTCGTTGAGTAACGATTGTTCTTGGAGTGTTGGAACCGAAAAGTTGCCATGATTCATGGAAAAGTGACTCAAGTAATCATGGCAAACCGTTGGCAGAGGCTGCGATTGTTTCTATTAGGAGACGCGGCATAGCGATGACGGCCAGGCAGAGGATAAAGGAAGAGATATTTGTTGAGGTCTGCGATAGCAATTCAACAGGGGAGGGGGACGACTTACGAAAGCCCCAGAATGCGTGGCAAATTGGATGGAAGCCAGGCTTGAATTCCTCGCGTATGCATCAATAAGCAGCCGAGATTATGATGTTTCCGATTTGCCACGTCAAAGATTTTTCGGGCAATCGAACAAGAGAAAATCACACCAGCAGGGCAAAAGTCGACCACGAGATCGGACCTGCTTGGAATCAGCGGCAGCAACCCAAGAGTCCGTCACGTGCGCTCTAAATCGAACGAGCAACAGCCAAAGTCGATTCGCCGTGTCGAGTTTGGCGTCGCTTCTTTTCCGCAGGCGACGACGTCGGGATGAAGTTGGTAGATCACAAATCGCCCTTGTTTCTGGCTC belongs to Bremerella cremea and includes:
- a CDS encoding tellurite resistance TerB family protein — protein: MSLFDDVLDDSSFAPEQFGPQEAFAGTLLAASACDGHIADEEVGTLVTTLTRMKMYQHVPPHRFNAMMDRLLGILKRGGPEKLIALAVPVVPPELRETVFANACDIVLADGVVEADEKAFIDDLLIKLELDSQRAKTIVQVMVFKNQG
- a CDS encoding tellurite resistance TerB family protein, whose product is MGLLDSLFGGLESSSKLTPQESFAGILLGASGCDGHIADDEVSGLVTCLIRMKLYQRYDGRQYGKTLNKLHGFMKKKGVDALIDACTETLPQELRKAAFANACDIVLADGVVEQDEKVFMERLRDKLQLDPKVAKTIAEVMVIKNKG